Proteins encoded together in one Rossellomorea sp. y25 window:
- a CDS encoding CamS family sex pheromone protein — protein MKKGISVALSALLLLGGCAPTFEKQDQVVQENQDSEAKKAIIPSFQISKEYYKTMLPYETSKTRGVVVNDLGSRYDINEIETGLLRVAQNRFSTDEYFFKEGQFLTKKTVDSWLQRKYTSEQLKEKGIQESENVGLNPVQANGESAPIYLAHVIEHNYLMKKEDNKVHLGGVAIALSLNSVQYETNLSSGTRTVKNISNDVLKEQGARIADEVLNRLRQKKELQNVPIMISLYKQAPKEQVVPGHFFAYTTVEANESSIQNWEGINEEFYLFPSPEAQENHPNDYKVFNELKTDIEKYFPVYTGLTGQALYQNQKLSNMKFEVALSFQGKAETIGFSQHLSSMISKQTPDTWDVELLVSSSYGPEALIVKKPGSKETYLHIYE, from the coding sequence ATGAAAAAAGGGATCTCGGTCGCTCTCTCCGCACTATTGTTATTAGGAGGCTGTGCTCCGACATTTGAAAAGCAGGATCAGGTCGTTCAGGAAAATCAAGATAGCGAAGCAAAAAAAGCGATCATTCCAAGCTTCCAGATATCCAAGGAATACTACAAGACGATGCTTCCATATGAAACGAGTAAAACCCGTGGAGTGGTCGTTAATGATTTAGGATCAAGATACGATATCAATGAAATCGAAACGGGCTTATTGAGGGTAGCCCAAAATCGTTTCTCAACGGATGAATACTTTTTCAAAGAAGGCCAATTCCTCACGAAGAAAACAGTTGATAGCTGGCTTCAACGAAAATATACAAGTGAACAGTTGAAAGAAAAGGGAATTCAAGAGTCTGAGAATGTAGGGCTTAACCCTGTCCAGGCAAACGGTGAGAGCGCACCCATCTACTTAGCACATGTGATTGAACATAATTACTTGATGAAAAAAGAAGACAACAAGGTCCACCTGGGTGGAGTGGCAATCGCTCTTTCGTTGAATTCTGTTCAGTACGAAACCAATCTCTCATCTGGAACAAGGACAGTAAAGAACATTAGCAATGATGTCTTAAAGGAACAAGGAGCGAGAATTGCCGACGAAGTCCTCAATCGTCTTCGTCAGAAAAAAGAACTTCAAAACGTTCCGATCATGATCTCACTTTATAAACAGGCTCCGAAAGAACAGGTCGTACCGGGTCATTTCTTTGCCTACACAACCGTTGAAGCGAACGAAAGCAGTATCCAAAACTGGGAAGGAATCAATGAAGAATTTTACTTATTCCCTTCACCGGAAGCACAAGAAAATCATCCAAACGATTACAAAGTATTTAACGAGCTGAAAACGGATATCGAAAAATACTTTCCTGTTTACACGGGTCTGACGGGACAAGCACTTTACCAGAACCAAAAGCTGTCCAATATGAAATTCGAGGTTGCCCTGTCCTTCCAAGGAAAAGCTGAAACCATCGGATTTTCCCAGCATCTTTCCAGCATGATCAGCAAGCAGACGCCAGATACCTGGGATGTGGAACTCCTCGTGTCATCGTCCTATGGACCGGAAGCTCTGATCGTGAAGAAGCCTGGAAGTAAAGAAACGTATTTGCACATTTATGAATAA